From a region of the Agromyces ramosus genome:
- the rplN gene encoding 50S ribosomal protein L14 has protein sequence MLQQESRVKVADNTGAKELLTIRVLGGSKRRYAGLGDTIVATVKDAIPGGNVKKGDVVKAVIVRTVKETRRSDGSYIKFDENAAVILKNDGDPRGTRIFGPVGRELRDKKFMKIISLAPEVI, from the coding sequence GTGCTTCAGCAGGAATCACGAGTCAAGGTCGCCGACAACACCGGCGCCAAGGAGCTGCTCACCATTCGCGTCCTCGGTGGCTCGAAGCGCCGGTACGCCGGCCTCGGTGACACGATCGTGGCGACCGTCAAGGACGCCATCCCCGGCGGCAACGTCAAGAAGGGCGATGTGGTCAAGGCCGTCATCGTCCGCACCGTCAAGGAGACCCGTCGTTCCGACGGCTCCTACATCAAGTTCGATGAGAACGCCGCGGTGATCCTGAAGAACGATGGTGACCCCCGTGGCACCCGTATCTTCGGACCGGTCGGTCGCGAGCTTCGCGACAAGAAGTTCATGAAGATCATCTCGCTGGCACCGGAGGTTATCTAG
- the rpsQ gene encoding 30S ribosomal protein S17 has translation MAETKKATAAATAEVDTAAELVRGYRKVRRGYVVSDKMDKTIVVEVEDRVKHPLYGKVMRRTSKVKAHDELNTAGIGDLVVISETRPLSATKRWRLVEIVEKAK, from the coding sequence ATGGCTGAGACCAAGAAGGCTACGGCTGCGGCTACGGCCGAGGTCGACACCGCGGCCGAACTCGTCCGCGGCTATCGCAAAGTCCGTCGTGGCTACGTCGTCAGCGACAAGATGGACAAGACCATCGTCGTCGAGGTCGAAGACCGCGTGAAGCACCCGCTCTACGGCAAGGTCATGCGACGCACCTCGAAGGTCAAGGCGCACGACGAGCTGAACACCGCCGGCATCGGCGACCTCGTCGTGATCTCCGAGACCCGGCCCCTCAGCGCCACCAAGCGCTGGCGCCTCGTCGAAATCGTCGAGAAGGCCAAGTAA
- the rpmC gene encoding 50S ribosomal protein L29, translating to MAVGTKELSPVELDTFEDERLVDELKKAKEELFNLRFQSATGQLESHGRLRAVKRDIARIYTVIRERELGIRATPVPVEVPAKAEKKTKKAKAEASDDAATDAAETKEA from the coding sequence ATGGCTGTCGGAACCAAGGAGCTCAGCCCCGTTGAGCTCGACACGTTTGAAGACGAGCGACTCGTCGACGAGCTGAAGAAGGCGAAGGAAGAGCTGTTCAACCTGCGCTTCCAGTCGGCCACCGGCCAGCTCGAGAGCCACGGCCGCCTTCGTGCGGTCAAGCGCGACATCGCGCGCATCTACACGGTCATCCGTGAGCGCGAGCTCGGCATCCGGGCCACGCCCGTGCCGGTCGAGGTGCCCGCGAAGGCCGAGAAGAAGACCAAGAAGGCCAAGGCCGAGGCATCCGACGATGCTGCAACCGACGCCGCAGAGACCAAGGAGGCCTGA
- the rplP gene encoding 50S ribosomal protein L16, translating to MLIPRRVKYRKQHHPGRSGQATGGTKVTFGEFGIQALTPAYVTNRQIESARIAMTRHIKRGGKVWINIYPDRPLTKKPAETRMGSGKGSPEWWVANVKPGRVLFEVSGVSEELAREAMTRAIHKLPLKARIIKREEGDA from the coding sequence ATGTTGATTCCCCGTCGAGTCAAGTACCGCAAGCAGCACCACCCCGGCCGTTCGGGCCAGGCGACCGGTGGCACGAAGGTCACCTTCGGTGAGTTCGGCATCCAGGCCCTGACCCCCGCGTACGTGACGAACCGTCAGATCGAGTCCGCTCGTATCGCGATGACCCGTCACATCAAGCGTGGCGGCAAGGTGTGGATCAACATCTACCCCGACCGTCCGCTCACGAAGAAGCCTGCCGAGACCCGCATGGGTTCCGGTAAGGGTTCGCCCGAGTGGTGGGTCGCGAACGTCAAGCCGGGTCGAGTCCTCTTCGAGGTCTCCGGCGTCTCGGAAGAGCTCGCTCGTGAGGCGATGACCCGTGCCATCCACAAGCTGCCCCTCAAGGCACGCATCATCAAGCGCGAGGAGGGCGACGCATAA
- the rpsC gene encoding 30S ribosomal protein S3, which yields MGQKVNPYGFRLGITTDHVSRWFSDSTKPGQRYADYLAEDIKIRRLLQTSLDRAGVSRIEIERTRDRVRVDIHTARPGIVIGRRGAEAERIRSDLEKLSGKQIQLNILEVKNPEADAQLVAQGIAEQLSARVAFRRAMRKGLQGAQRAGAKGVRIQVSGRLGGAEMSRSEFYREGRVPLHTLRANIDYGFYEAKTTFGRIGVKVWIYKGDITNKELAREQANQKSTRPERSDRPRRAPKAQEPVAAGVEA from the coding sequence ATGGGTCAGAAGGTCAACCCGTACGGCTTCCGTCTCGGCATCACCACCGACCACGTGTCGCGGTGGTTCTCAGATTCGACGAAGCCCGGTCAGCGCTATGCCGACTACCTCGCAGAAGACATCAAGATCCGTCGACTGCTCCAGACGTCGCTCGACCGCGCGGGAGTCTCGCGCATCGAGATCGAGCGCACCCGTGACCGCGTTCGCGTGGACATCCACACGGCGCGCCCCGGCATCGTGATCGGCCGCCGCGGCGCCGAGGCCGAGCGCATCCGCTCCGACCTCGAGAAGCTCAGCGGCAAGCAGATCCAGCTGAACATCCTCGAGGTCAAGAACCCCGAGGCCGACGCCCAGCTCGTCGCGCAGGGCATCGCCGAGCAGCTCTCCGCTCGTGTGGCATTCCGCCGCGCGATGCGCAAGGGCCTGCAGGGTGCACAGCGCGCCGGCGCCAAGGGTGTCCGCATCCAGGTGTCGGGCCGCCTCGGCGGCGCCGAGATGAGCCGTTCGGAGTTCTACCGCGAAGGCCGTGTGCCCCTGCACACGCTCCGCGCGAACATCGACTACGGCTTCTACGAGGCCAAGACCACCTTCGGCCGCATCGGCGTGAAGGTCTGGATCTACAAGGGCGACATCACCAACAAGGAGCTCGCCCGCGAGCAGGCCAACCAGAAGTCGACGCGCCCCGAGCGCAGTGACCGTCCCCGTCGTGCGCCCAAGGCGCAGGAGCCGGTGGCAGCAGGAGTTGAGGCATAA
- the rplV gene encoding 50S ribosomal protein L22, with translation MVESIARVRHIRVTPMKARRVVNLIRGKQAQEALAILKFAPQGASEPVYKLVASAIANARVKADASNTYLDEQDLFVSRAFVDEGTTLKRFQPRAQGRAFRINKRTSHITVVLATPEEGTK, from the coding sequence ATGGTGGAGTCGATCGCACGCGTGCGACACATCCGCGTGACCCCCATGAAGGCCCGCCGCGTCGTCAACCTGATCCGCGGCAAGCAGGCACAGGAGGCACTCGCCATCCTGAAGTTCGCACCCCAGGGTGCGAGCGAGCCGGTGTACAAGCTCGTCGCCTCGGCCATCGCGAACGCTCGCGTCAAGGCCGATGCCTCGAACACCTATCTGGACGAGCAGGACCTCTTCGTCAGCCGCGCATTCGTCGATGAGGGCACCACCCTCAAGCGATTCCAGCCGCGCGCTCAGGGTCGTGCCTTCCGCATCAACAAGCGAACGAGCCACATCACCGTTGTGCTCGCCACGCCCGAGGAGGGTACGAAGTAA
- the rpsS gene encoding 30S ribosomal protein S19 → MPRSLKKGPFVDDHLLRKVVNQNEAGSKNVIKTWSRRSMIIPAMLGHTIAVHDGRKHIPVFVTETMVGHKLGEFAPTRTFRGHVKDDKKGRRR, encoded by the coding sequence ATGCCGCGCAGTCTCAAGAAGGGCCCCTTCGTCGACGACCACCTGCTTCGCAAGGTCGTCAACCAGAACGAAGCCGGTTCCAAGAACGTCATCAAGACCTGGTCACGCCGCTCGATGATCATCCCCGCGATGCTCGGGCACACGATCGCCGTGCACGATGGCCGCAAGCACATCCCGGTGTTCGTCACCGAGACCATGGTGGGTCACAAGCTCGGCGAGTTCGCACCCACCCGCACCTTCCGTGGACACGTGAAGGACGACAAGAAGGGCCGCCGCCGCTGA